The sequence CAAAATTCACAAAATATAGGTTGAACTGAGATACAACTATAAAGCTGTGGCATATGTTTACTACTACTACACAAACATGAACCTGCTTATTTGTTACAAATGCAAATGGTACAATAACACAGTTTGCTTCGCATCAATAACTGAAGTGAGTCTTACTGTCATCCAGTATTCATTTAGCAGCAGATATGTCTGGTCACTGGAAAACAACACCATCACCTAGTTAACATTCATACCAACCTGTCACTATCCCAGATAATACATTATGTTCCGTTTTGTCTCCCTTGTTTTCTGTCAACACATTCCCACTAAAGCACATGGACACAAACTAAAGCACACTAAACCACCTAAACATGACTCAGAGTAAACAGTGTGAAGCGGTATCATTATGAATTAAGTGTTCGTGCGCATGTTTGTAATAGCAGATAAAGTGAGTCAGTGAATAAACCATGCCACTGGCGAGGTTCTTCTTCTTgcactcctcttcctcctccttccctattggtgtgtgtgtgtatgttcatcCTGATGCACATCTGTGAATGGATCTGtgagtgtctgtttttttcaagGCACACTATCAGTTGTAACTTGAACTTGctgccaggtgtgtgtgtatttgtgtgtgaatggggTGCTGGTTGGGGGGGAATgggaggaaaagagagggaggagggataaATTCATAAGTGAATGGGGGACATCTGCTCAGCTCCGTACAAAGGATTAAAGATACACAGACCTGAGTGAgacagtgtgtgcgtgtttgaGATGAACTACGATTGATGCAAAACACCTTAACCTAGCTGCCAGGCTTTCTTAAAGCTTCATATCTACCGACAGTGCCATCACCATTTTAACCCaaatatttaaatcaacatAAGAATATTCTTCTTATACTAGAGGCAGAGAACGATAATAAACAAGAGTATAAACAAAGTtagagtgaaaagaaaaggcaggaatgtctatttttttaaaaggatgGCTCAGATCAAGGAAAAAACACTTCAATGTAAACGAATTAAGGCAGcatacagctttttttttggttaatcTGTTGACTGGCTTGTCATAAACTATCTAGTTTAGAAAATATGGAATTCCAGATAAATCtgacttttttacattttctcagtttcccCGTGCAGCAGCTGAAAAGATCAGATTTCCAATGGTATAAAATGGAGAAAATCATTGGGTCTTCATATCTTCATAACTGCAATCTGTATTTGCATTTACACCAAACACTGTAACAATAATTTATGTCATGATAAAGATACCGTGACATAGTGGATTTAGTTATAATTATTATCGGTGTagagaaaaaacatcaaaaaaaaaaagaccctacaaaataaaaaggaagtgTTGAAGGGTGGTCAGTATCTTTGAAATACTAATGTCCattttcaaagatttttttttcttctaaatgaATGCAAAAGCATTTTGGAATGAAACAGCTGAGCAGGATCAAGAGATGtgtcaaatattatttttttttaattaaagcaaCATCTAAATTGGCTTTGAAGATGACACTGTGATCAAATCCTCATCCCAGCTGTAAGGAGTTCCTATTTGTCAGGTTCAAagtcttatttttcttttcactttgttCTTCAAACGTGCTTGCCTGTGTGCACATGCACCTGTCTGTATGCAGTTAAAGTGCGTGCACGCGTACTGGCCAGGAGAAGCCCTCTCCATATGAAAGGTTAGGAACGAAAAGATAAACGGCTACCTGCAAACACCTGTCTGCACGCAAAAGCCtgaaagagtgtgtgtctgtgtgtgtgcagtgtgaaaGGAGCCAAACCACACAGCTGCTCAGCAACTGAGAGCGAAGGCCAACAAATGAAAGCGAGTAGGAGTGACTGACAacaagagggagggagacaacTTGCTAAAAACTGTAAAGAGGAAACCAGTGTGTACATTTTGGATATTACACTTCTCCTCACGTGTGCCCACACACATaaaccctgaaacacacacatttagaaagCTTCTATCAATAGGGCCAAGCATTCACCTGTTCCTATCCCATGCTCTTTGAAATATGATTAGCTTTGAGCTCCTATGTACAAGGTATTaccccacacccacccacacaagcatgcagACACAGTGAAATATGATTTGCTTTGAGCGTTTATGTACAAAGTCTTTGTGATGAAAGAGACCCTAACAGCACAAGAGTGTCTCAGACGGTGGgaacagagtgtgtgtgttgaagagGGAGCTGACTAGCCTTTCTCAGCACCTTTAAACACCACAACCTGCTGCACAGACTTAAAAGAGCTTGAGAGAGCAGTGTGCGACCTGTTTTATCCTCCTCCTATTACAAGACCCAGCGCACCCCGTTTCATCTTCCCCACTCAGTACGAAAACAGGAGGTTTAGACCAGCAACCAATTAATGCAGATGAATTGATATTAAAGATTTTCTGTCTATTCCCGCCTGCCTAAAAGACTTCTCAGCACAGAAATCATACTGCCAATTATACTTAGCACAAACAAAGATTTAAATACTATAATTTGTTCTCTATATGATGCTGCAAACCACTCACAAAGTACTTGTTAATCTAAGAAACCATACACGGTCACTCACACAGATAGCCCCAAAAGCTTACATTAACAAGGATACAGTGCTGCCTGAGTAGGGCGATATGTCGGCCATGTCTTGGAGGTCCCCACACTCAGACTTGATGAGGGACAGGGACAGACCCTCTGGCCCATGCTGGCTTGGTGAACTCTgcctgtggtggtggtggtggtggtgactgAGATGGCCCCCTCCGAAGGATGCCATCTTGGTTCTGAGGCTGACAGTTTCCCGAGTCATGTCTATAGAATCAGGAGAGGATCGGTGGTGGTCCTTGGGCCCTGGAGGGTAGCTGGCTCCACCCCCATGTGACCCCAGGGGGTTCTGAAAAGGGTAGCCCATGAGGGGAAGAGGGAATGGATGGCGAAACGATGGAGGGCTAAACCcgagtgaagctgtgagaggagaggGGTGGAGTGAGGgatggtgaggaggaggaggaggaggaagagaagggttAGTATTCTCCCCTCCACTTCCTCCATTCTTACGCACGACCAGTGGCAGTGCCTCTGTTTGGTCATTGGGCGTTGGCACACCGCTCAGTCTGCCACTCAAACCACCAAATGAGTCCAGTGGACTTGGCACAATTACATCGCTGAAGCAGTGCAGCCTCTGGTTGGAGGAGTGGTAATTAGGGGTGGGACTGCCATCGCCATTCAGACTGAGGGGCAGGGCGCCACCACCAAAGCGTGAGTCTGGGgtaagggaggggagggggccGAAAGGtggaggacaggaagaggatgagTTGGAGGAAGAGGATGGTGCAGCTGGTGTGCTGCTGTGGCAGCCATGGTGGTGACTGAGGGCCTGCTTAGGTGAGGAGAAGCCCTTGACGACAGTGTCGACAACCTGTGACACGGCACAGTTCAGCTCCTGCTTCAGTGTCTCTGCTAACTGCCTTCCTCCCCCTgcccctcctcctgctgctccccctctcctcttcatcacgCTTTCTCcattcctctcctcctcctcccttccatCCACATCTTCATCCATTTCTCCATCTATCAGGGCCTGTTCTCGAAGGAGGGCTCGGGCCCGGTCCAGAAACAAACCTGGATCCAACTCAGATAGGTCATCATGGCTATGCcgccctctgtctctgtgtctctcttctAAGCCATCTGAGCGTATACTGTCTTCTGACAAGTTGCcgtcctcctctctttctccacctCGGTCAGTCTCTCCGCTCTCGGcgttctcttcttcttcttctgtctcagAGTCATAAATCTGGTAGAACTTCTCCTGGAGTTGACGCAGCTGTTTCTGAACAACAGAAGGTAGAGATTGGTAAAGAAGGGTATCTTGTGATCCTGCAGGTCACTAGTTACCATAAATCTAATTTAGATATTGAAAATGGTACAGTATATCTGCATCCTTGTGGCTCTGCTGTACTGTGCTATTTTTCTTGTGTATCTATGACATCAAAATGCTAAACTCAATAATCAAAGTGATAGGATATAATGTTAATTCTCCAATGGAAAAAGTTGGTCTCTTAGGCCCTGAGATGTCTTTGTGGTTTTGTAGTCCTATATAAATGCTAATGTATTAGCTGTCATCTACTCCCATTTTAAAttggaaaattaaaagaagAGGCACCTGATGTTTGTGGCGCACTTGAGCTGCAAGTGTCCATGAAAGTTTTACTCTTAATGCCATTGCTACCAACCTGCATGTCCTCCAGTTGCAGTTTGagctgcctcctctcctcctgtctctgctcCTGCCTGGAACACACAAGCTGAGTgaagctgtgctgctgttgtggcagGCGCTGCTTTCTCTTGTTTTCCCTGTAAACTTCACCAACACCGACCACCCTGCCCCGTGAACTTGGGGAGCTCAGGAGGGAAGATGGACAGTCGTTCCGgctgtggttgtggttgtggttgtggttgaGACTGTGGCTGTTGCTGTCTCCTCGGTGGTCGttactgctgttgctgctgttctcATTCTCATGGGTGCTTTCTTGGTTGTGGTCACCAGCGCTGGGCCGGACCAATGGTGAGTGACTCATGCCACGGATGATGTTTTCTACACGGGCACGTTTGGCACGGAGGTGCTCATCTGATAGCCTGTCTAAGTCAAAGGAGGAGAGTGAGAGGGACTGAGAGGGAGCATGGGAATTGTGGCTTGAAGGAGGTGGTGGCCGCCCAAAAGAAGATGAGGAAGGTGGAGGGGGAAGAGAAGGCCCAGGAGAGAGGCAGTCAGATGGGCTGTCAAGGGGGGAGTTGCTGCAGGCGTCCTCTGCCTGGATCTCTGAGCCTCCACTGGACAAAGCTCCACTCCCCTGaaattgaaaacagaaatttcCATTAGTAAACAATGTGAAATGAATTTGATGGATGAAGACATACGGATTGAGGACTATTTGATGGCATGCTTTTTGTTTGCCTGATTGAAATAGTGACTAATATAAATGCTTACTAAAACCATTAACTGATTATTAGAAATGAAATCAGTTAATTTGATTGACTTAATATTTCACCACTACCTGcgtttgtgtttctctgtgtatgtgtgtgtgtgtgtgtgtgtgtgtgtgtgtgtgtttgtgtgtgtctgtgtgtgtctgtgtgtgtgtgtatatacctGGAAGCCTGAGTCACTGCCTCCATTCTTTCCCATATTATTCTTCAGTAGCTGAGAGATGATTGTAGCACCAGGGAAAGGCATTATGGCATCTTCGTACGAGTTGGCTCTTTTCAACAACTTCCTCAAAACATTAGATTTCTCTCCATCACCGTTGGTACTCCCGTGGCCGTGGCTGACCAGCGAACAGTCCCTGTCCTGATCGGACCCATGCGATTGGTTCATGCTGTCGAGGAGGGTCTCCCTGGCACGAGTGAATATTGCACTACCCACGGCCCTTTTAACCCCTATGTCAACACGTCGGCGCTTGGTCTGTCTAGTTAGGAGGGTGGTGCTGTCATGATCAGGCATCACGCAGGGCAGCTAAATGGACATGACCAAGGGTCCTCACGAACACACAAGAGGAGTTACCTATTCAACAGCAAGCAAAAAGACCATGatttatttagatattttttacTGACATTAAATCTTTATTTGCCAAAAATGTGCAGAACATAACAAAAGAATGAAGTTACTTTCATTTTTAGGTCCAGAAACCCAATCACTGAAATTCATTTCTACTTTTAATCActtcaaaattaaaaaacatgatcagtgagaaaagaaaagttgtaaaaatattttgaattatGAGATATGTTACTAAAattgttatatatgtatatataatttaaattagGTAATTGGTGTTTAGCGTTGGCTTTTAATAAGTGTACCCCACAGCCATAAGGTAATGTAACTCTtgacaaaaagaagaagtaaaaaaaaaaaaaaaattttctaAACAGCTCAAACTTTTGACAGAAAACACTTTTATCAACCGCACATTTAGCAAAACACAAGAAATTACACGACACATTTCTTGACCAGCAGCCAGGGGAACCGCTTtgacaaaaaatgatttttttaaaaatagttcaAGGTGATATACCCACAGAGAAGTAACACCTGCCTGTAATAACCAAAATAATTTcccatttcctcctcttcccttgAGGGGTAACCTTGATTTCTGCATCTTATGAGGAGCTGTGAAGAATCAACAGGCTTTGTTATTTTCAGAGGGATTtcagacaaaaatatttaaaaacataaaaagtggCTCAAAAAAATTAGCCATGGATATTTTTTGACAGGTGAATGGTGCAGTTTAGTAGTTGCTTACACACGTGCATACATATTCTAACATGCATCGTTTAACGTGCATCTGCATCTGTTTTGTGGGCGATTTCAGGATCAAGTAAAAGGATAAAAAATGTCACTAATTACAGTTGGTCCTGCATTACAACAGATCATGTGAGcgttaaaatgttaaatgtccTGCCTCTGTAgcacaacagacagaaaaacactcagCACAGTGTCTGATACTGACCCAGATACACACAGCACAGTCCATGTATGCGTAGACACATTGCCTTCTGTATGTATTACTGGTTCCTCAGCGTTACTCTGGGCAGAGCTCTGGGACACAGATATAGTGTTTAGATTTGAAGGGTCCAAAGAGCTTGAAAATTTGGTTATTCTGAAATGTGTGTCTTAGGTCAACGTGAGTGTCTGTCagtgtaaaaacagcaaatgtttccTGGCTgctttggtgaaaaaaaaaagcaacaggaCGTGAAAAAGTCTCTTCCAGGCACATTGACAGTATTCTTACAAAAAAACTAAGTTAAACTCAGAACTACCACTGTCGCACCATATGTGCATGAACTTTAGGTTATTGTAGACGTGTTTCAACAGAAATCCTTTTGCTCAGATGAGCTTCTGTGAAAGGTGAGGACTGAAAGGAgatgtgagagtgtgtgtggggttTCTGTATCAAAACACTTGGTTTTAATCTGGAATTGAGGGGCAGGAATAACTTACTCTGCAAATGAGAACTGAAATGAGAAGTAACTGGTGAATAACTGTAAATGACACATTACCATTTTAAAGGATGGCAAGCCTTTCCGGTCTCATAGCTTCATTAATTTCTTTGTTGATCAGACTTACCTTGTCAAATAACTCAATTTACCTATGTTGGTACATGAAGGCTTTATCTAAATTTTTACCCTCAGCCTATATAAATATGTCTGCTttttaagaaatatgaaaattgGGTGAAAACGATTTCAGGAAATAAGTTGTTTTGTAACAGATGGAGGTCATAATTTAGACACATTTGATTTGCTTCTGAGTATCCACCAGGAACCACAAAAAAGCTTGTGAACTTGTCAATATGAGGCAATAAAAACGAGAGAAGCTTGAAGTGTAAAGTGGATCGTCCTCAGCGTGCGCTCTGAGCGCACAGCACCGCTGACCAGAGACTGACTGAAAACTCAAGCACGGTATTATGGACGGCAAATATAGACAGATGTTTGTCACGCTCATCACACTCACAAACAATTAGTCCACGACGATGACAAGACAGTGGCAGTTCTGCCTCGAAAGGAGAAGCTTACTGGCACAGGCTGAAGACATTTCCATCTCCGCAAGCCGTTTACGCTTTTTGCTACGGAGATTTCAAAGTTTTCTTAAAGTGGCTTTGAGGTTGGCCAGAGCAAAGAGACATGTCCACTTGGTTGGAACAGAGCAGTAATCTCTGGAAATGCCAGATTACTCAAATAAGAATCAGTAAAactaatatttaattttgaagGCGTCCACTGTGGAGTTTATTGTTTAGatataaacaaaatgataataaagCTCATCTCTATGTAGAATTACTTGTCAATCGCCAGTCGATAAACACCACCACAAAATCCAAAAGCAACGGCAGGTGCGTAAATCCAAGCAAAGTGAACTTTACCATGTCCACGTCCAAAGTAAAGCACGGAAGCAACCAGTGAACGAAACAtcgttttcatttttttataaagaaactTGTGTCGGTGCCTCTAGTCCACGCTGCCTCGCTCATACTGCCGGCAGAAGTCACAAGCAGCCCGTGAGACAGACGCGCATGAAGTCAAATTGTTTCGGAAAATACTCCAAAATTCAACTAAACTGTCTGACCATGATGTGTCAACATGATGCGATCAcataaatcacacacatgcGCATAAACACGGAGCTTACAATACTTATGAGTCCATCAGTGACaataataactataataaaTGATGTTTCTACTTACTTCCCTTCTCTAGTCTTTCTCCAAGTCGGTCCGTCGAAGAAAGGGCGAGCACAAGAGACGGATCCACGCTCGCCGTTGAGATCAATGCCGTAATTTACTACGGCAAAGTGGAGACGTATACGGAGTGTGCGTGCGCGCGAGCATAAGTGTGTGTgcgggagggagagagggggagaagcTCACAGAGAAAGctatgagggagagagagagagagagagagcgaccGAGACACTGCCTGCTTTTACGCGCCGCTCTCCCCCCGGGATGGGAAGTGTTTAGTATCGAGCGCACCCACTCAGTCCAGCACTCTCCGCTTGTCGCGAATCCCGTTTCTCCCCGCGACCGACTGCAAGACTCTCAGTAAGAAACAAGAAGAGACGCACATGAAGGATACGTGAAGACGCTGCGTCACTGGCCTCGGAGTGAGGTAACGGCTCCACCTGACCAATAAGGAAGAGGGACTGGGGACGttggattttatttataaagagCTGCTCGAAAACAGCACAGAGCcagaacagagagggagagggaagagagaggagcagaggaggctgCGGAGGGTAAACCGAAAGCCAGATTCACCAACCTTTCTCATTTGTGGagaaactgcaaaaatatttgaacagtgattttataatttaatttacacCAGACACTAAGGTCATCAGTTGTCTTTTacattataatttaataattagaatgtttttttgttttattgttcttttttaacTGGTGAGTGACGCCATAGACGCCAAGTTTGTAATAGAAAAGCACGAGAAAGCGACAAATTTAACATTTGTGCTTTACTTCCCGACTTGTCattcaataaaaataactttaaagtGTCAGCCACATTCAGCGACCGATGTCATTGTTTGTACGCTTTTCCTCAGCGTTACTGCAACCAGAGTATGTTGAAGTCCACGTGCACTTCTTGCATTCAGCACTATGATTAAGATTTTAATAAACACAGGATCAAATTC is a genomic window of Mastacembelus armatus chromosome 2, fMasArm1.2, whole genome shotgun sequence containing:
- the LOC113127502 gene encoding prospero homeobox protein 1-like, with amino-acid sequence MPDHDSTTLLTRQTKRRRVDIGVKRAVGSAIFTRARETLLDSMNQSHGSDQDRDCSLVSHGHGSTNGDGEKSNVLRKLLKRANSYEDAIMPFPGATIISQLLKNNMGKNGGSDSGFQGSGALSSGGSEIQAEDACSNSPLDSPSDCLSPGPSLPPPPSSSSFGRPPPPSSHNSHAPSQSLSLSSFDLDRLSDEHLRAKRARVENIIRGMSHSPLVRPSAGDHNQESTHENENSSNSSNDHRGDSNSHSLNHNHNHNHSRNDCPSSLLSSPSSRGRVVGVGEVYRENKRKQRLPQQQHSFTQLVCSRQEQRQEERRQLKLQLEDMQKQLRQLQEKFYQIYDSETEEEEENAESGETDRGGEREEDGNLSEDSIRSDGLEERHRDRGRHSHDDLSELDPGLFLDRARALLREQALIDGEMDEDVDGREEEERNGESVMKRRGGAAGGGAGGGRQLAETLKQELNCAVSQVVDTVVKGFSSPKQALSHHHGCHSSTPAAPSSSSNSSSSCPPPFGPLPSLTPDSRFGGGALPLSLNGDGSPTPNYHSSNQRLHCFSDVIVPSPLDSFGGLSGRLSGVPTPNDQTEALPLVVRKNGGSGGENTNPSLPPPPPPHHPSLHPSPLTASLGFSPPSFRHPFPLPLMGYPFQNPLGSHGGGASYPPGPKDHHRSSPDSIDMTRETVSLRTKMASFGGGHLSHHHHHHHRQSSPSQHGPEGLSLSLIKSECGDLQDMADISPYSGSTIQEGLSPNHLKKAKLMFFYTRYPSSNMLKMYFSDVKFNRCITSQLIKWFSNFREFYYIQMEKFARQAINEGVTAAEELTVGRDAELFRALNMHYNKANDFEVPDRFLEVAQVTLREFFNAIVAGKDADPSWKKAIYKVICKLDSEVPEVFKSPNCLQELLHD